A window of Rhinatrema bivittatum chromosome 2, aRhiBiv1.1, whole genome shotgun sequence contains these coding sequences:
- the LOC115083698 gene encoding oocyte zinc finger protein XlCOF6-like isoform X3: MGNSSSARSHRVMTQGKQRPSLEEQVPVTFEDIAVSFSQEEGGCLDEGQKEIYRDVKENYETLSSLAINELIQKEKREENREHHPTVLTLTLRPSGSVHENLSQRTEGGDTSQSQQEMEKKQRNPAGDSLDGVTTCVRSDRELTDIPEHQKHLRAERALQSNNIDQMISDLTQRDLRAERPFQSNKSDLMISDLRAERPFPSNNSDQMPSDLHQRVLKAERAFQSNNSDQMTSDLHQGYLRAERHFQINIGDQMTSALQQREEEGKKSFYCDTCGEIFNRKCHFVLHQKTHTGEKPFSCSQCGKCFKHKVTLKLHHRIHTQGSTFTCPECKKNFSSRRSLAIHQRIHTSKRSSYCPQDGESYSSEFSLLKHHKMEREERTFSCSERGENIIQTQDLITNQTTQGEEELFICIDDKNSNQRENFTGQLKFQPEEKAISSNECNKNLCERKVISGDTKKLTGKRPLSYIQSEKSFSRKADDSQQNKIPKEDLQFTCTECDKIFSQKSDLIIHQRIHTGEKPFTCNECGRSFSRKGNLQSHHRIHTGVKPFICSECGRSFSWKGNLKYHQRIHTGERPFICGECGKSFSEIGTFKCHQGIHTEEKPFTCNECDKSFSQKGNLKYHQRIHTREISFICSDCGKSFSRKGNLKYHQRIHTGEKPFKCTECGTHFSQKRYLIWHQRNHTGVKPIPLYFVW, encoded by the exons gtaccggtgacgtttgaggacatcgctgtctctttctcccaggaggaaggAGGTTGTTTAGATGAAGGACAGAAGGAGATTTACAGGGatgtgaaggagaattatgagaccctgagcTCTCTAG CAATCAATGAGCTGatacagaaagagaagagggaggagaatcgAGAACACCACCCTACAGTACTGACGCTTACACTAAGACCATCAGGCAGTGTCCATGAGAATCTTTCCCAGAGGACTGAGGGGGGAGACACGAGCCAAAGTCAGCAGGAAATGGAGAAGAAGCAGCGAAACCCTGCAGGAGACTCACTGGATGGAGTCACTACATGTGTGAGAAGTGACAGGGAGCTCACAGACATTCCTGAGCACCAGAAACATCTGAGAGCAGAGAGAGCCTTACAGAGTAATAACATTGATCAAATGATTTCTGATCTCACCCAGAGAGAcctgagagcagagagacccttccAGAGTAATAAGAGTGATCTGATGATTTCTGACCTGAGAGCAGAAAGACCTTTCCCGAGTAATAATAgtgatcaaatgccttctgatcTCCACCAAAGAGTCCTGAAAGCAGAGAGAGCCTTccagagtaataacagtgatcaaatgacttctgacctACACCAGGGATACCTGAGAGCAGAGAGACACTTTCAGATTAATATCGGTGATCAAATGACTTCTGCTCTGcagcagagagaggaggaagggaagaaatcctttTACTGTGACACCTGTGGGGAAATCTTtaataggaaatgtcattttgtattgcaccaaaaaacccacacaggagagaaaccttttTCATGCTCtcaatgtggaaaatgtttcaaacatAAAGTAACCCTGAAATTACATCACAGAATCCACACGCAAGGGAGCACTTTCACTTGTCCTGAATGTAAGAAAAACTTTTCTAGCAGGAGATCCTTAGCAATACACCAAAGAATACACACAAGTAAGAGATCCTCATATTGCCCTCAAGATGGGGAATCTTACAGCTCTGAGTTCTCTTTATTAAAGCACCATAaaatggagagagaagagagaacattttcatgttctgaaagaggagaaaatatCATTCAAACGCAAGATCTAATAACAAACCAAACAACACAGGGAGAAGAAGAATTATTCATATGTATTGATGACAAAAACTCCAATCAGAGAGAAAATTTCACAGGACAACTAAAATTCCAACCAGAGGAGAAAGCAATTTCAAGTAATGAATGCAATAAAAACTTATGTGAAAGGAAAGTCATTTCAGGAGACACAAAAAAACTTACTGGTAAGAGACCATTGTCTTACATTCAATCTGAAAAGAGCTTCAGTAGGAAGGCAGATGATTCACAACAGAATAAAATCCCTAAAGAAGACCTTCAGTTTACATGTACGGAGTGTGATAAAATTTTCAGTCAGAAGAGCGACCTCAtaatccaccagagaatccatactggagaaaaaccatttacatgtaatgagtgtGGTAGAAGTTTCAGTCGGAAGGGGAATCTTCAAAGCCACCacagaatccacactggagtcaAACCATTtatatgtagtgagtgtggtagaAGTTTCAGTTGGAAAGGAAACTTGAAATaccaccagagaatccatacaGGAGAGAGGCCATTTATTTGTggtgaatgtggtaaaagtttcagtgaGATAGGAACCTTCAAATGCCACCAGGGAATCCACACAgaagagaagccatttacatgtaatgaatgtgataaaagtttcagtCAGAAAGGAAATTTGAAAtatcaccagagaatccacacaagAGAAATCTCATTTATATGCAGTGattgtggtaaaagtttcagtcgGAAAGGAAACTTGAAAtaccaccagagaatccacacaggagaaaaaccatttaaatgtactgaatgtggtacaCATTTCAGTCAGAAGAGATATCTCATATGGCATCAGAGAAACCACACTGGAGTGAAACCAATTCCCTTGTACTTTGTGTGGTAA
- the LOC115083698 gene encoding oocyte zinc finger protein XlCOF6-like isoform X2, protein MVLERLEATINSKLERIQGEISSLELRSVTQEKKISAYFKRLQVLENKVPVTFEDIAVSFSQEEGGCLDEGQKEIYRDVKENYETLSSLAINELIQKEKREENREHHPTVLTLTLRPSGSVHENLSQRTEGGDTSQSQQEMEKKQRNPAGDSLDGVTTCVRSDRELTDIPEHQKHLRAERALQSNNIDQMISDLTQRDLRAERPFQSNKSDLMISDLRAERPFPSNNSDQMPSDLHQRVLKAERAFQSNNSDQMTSDLHQGYLRAERHFQINIGDQMTSALQQREEEGKKSFYCDTCGEIFNRKCHFVLHQKTHTGEKPFSCSQCGKCFKHKVTLKLHHRIHTQGSTFTCPECKKNFSSRRSLAIHQRIHTSKRSSYCPQDGESYSSEFSLLKHHKMEREERTFSCSERGENIIQTQDLITNQTTQGEEELFICIDDKNSNQRENFTGQLKFQPEEKAISSNECNKNLCERKVISGDTKKLTGKRPLSYIQSEKSFSRKADDSQQNKIPKEDLQFTCTECDKIFSQKSDLIIHQRIHTGEKPFTCNECGRSFSRKGNLQSHHRIHTGVKPFICSECGRSFSWKGNLKYHQRIHTGERPFICGECGKSFSEIGTFKCHQGIHTEEKPFTCNECDKSFSQKGNLKYHQRIHTREISFICSDCGKSFSRKGNLKYHQRIHTGEKPFKCTECGTHFSQKRYLIWHQRNHTGVKPIPLYFVW, encoded by the exons gtaccggtgacgtttgaggacatcgctgtctctttctcccaggaggaaggAGGTTGTTTAGATGAAGGACAGAAGGAGATTTACAGGGatgtgaaggagaattatgagaccctgagcTCTCTAG CAATCAATGAGCTGatacagaaagagaagagggaggagaatcgAGAACACCACCCTACAGTACTGACGCTTACACTAAGACCATCAGGCAGTGTCCATGAGAATCTTTCCCAGAGGACTGAGGGGGGAGACACGAGCCAAAGTCAGCAGGAAATGGAGAAGAAGCAGCGAAACCCTGCAGGAGACTCACTGGATGGAGTCACTACATGTGTGAGAAGTGACAGGGAGCTCACAGACATTCCTGAGCACCAGAAACATCTGAGAGCAGAGAGAGCCTTACAGAGTAATAACATTGATCAAATGATTTCTGATCTCACCCAGAGAGAcctgagagcagagagacccttccAGAGTAATAAGAGTGATCTGATGATTTCTGACCTGAGAGCAGAAAGACCTTTCCCGAGTAATAATAgtgatcaaatgccttctgatcTCCACCAAAGAGTCCTGAAAGCAGAGAGAGCCTTccagagtaataacagtgatcaaatgacttctgacctACACCAGGGATACCTGAGAGCAGAGAGACACTTTCAGATTAATATCGGTGATCAAATGACTTCTGCTCTGcagcagagagaggaggaagggaagaaatcctttTACTGTGACACCTGTGGGGAAATCTTtaataggaaatgtcattttgtattgcaccaaaaaacccacacaggagagaaaccttttTCATGCTCtcaatgtggaaaatgtttcaaacatAAAGTAACCCTGAAATTACATCACAGAATCCACACGCAAGGGAGCACTTTCACTTGTCCTGAATGTAAGAAAAACTTTTCTAGCAGGAGATCCTTAGCAATACACCAAAGAATACACACAAGTAAGAGATCCTCATATTGCCCTCAAGATGGGGAATCTTACAGCTCTGAGTTCTCTTTATTAAAGCACCATAaaatggagagagaagagagaacattttcatgttctgaaagaggagaaaatatCATTCAAACGCAAGATCTAATAACAAACCAAACAACACAGGGAGAAGAAGAATTATTCATATGTATTGATGACAAAAACTCCAATCAGAGAGAAAATTTCACAGGACAACTAAAATTCCAACCAGAGGAGAAAGCAATTTCAAGTAATGAATGCAATAAAAACTTATGTGAAAGGAAAGTCATTTCAGGAGACACAAAAAAACTTACTGGTAAGAGACCATTGTCTTACATTCAATCTGAAAAGAGCTTCAGTAGGAAGGCAGATGATTCACAACAGAATAAAATCCCTAAAGAAGACCTTCAGTTTACATGTACGGAGTGTGATAAAATTTTCAGTCAGAAGAGCGACCTCAtaatccaccagagaatccatactggagaaaaaccatttacatgtaatgagtgtGGTAGAAGTTTCAGTCGGAAGGGGAATCTTCAAAGCCACCacagaatccacactggagtcaAACCATTtatatgtagtgagtgtggtagaAGTTTCAGTTGGAAAGGAAACTTGAAATaccaccagagaatccatacaGGAGAGAGGCCATTTATTTGTggtgaatgtggtaaaagtttcagtgaGATAGGAACCTTCAAATGCCACCAGGGAATCCACACAgaagagaagccatttacatgtaatgaatgtgataaaagtttcagtCAGAAAGGAAATTTGAAAtatcaccagagaatccacacaagAGAAATCTCATTTATATGCAGTGattgtggtaaaagtttcagtcgGAAAGGAAACTTGAAAtaccaccagagaatccacacaggagaaaaaccatttaaatgtactgaatgtggtacaCATTTCAGTCAGAAGAGATATCTCATATGGCATCAGAGAAACCACACTGGAGTGAAACCAATTCCCTTGTACTTTGTGTGGTAA